In the Campylobacter lari genome, TTGCATTTTGTTTAAATTTTCTTTGAAAAATTTCATTCATCAAAGCTATCACTTCTAAAGCACCTTGCGATAAGCCATCACTATAAAAAATCACACTCGCACCACTTGTTTGAAGCATAGCTAAAAAATGTGCTTGATCAAGATAGTTTTCGCCTTTAATCATAAAAGGCATTATATCTTCTTTTAAAGTGATATTTAAATTTTCTATAGACATTTTCTCAGGGATTATCAAAATGATTTTATCTTCATAAAATTTTAAAATTTCATAAAAGCTATTACGTGGCATAGGTGCATAATCAAGCGCCCCACTAGGACAAATCCCCACACAATCACCACAGCTTAAACAATCCACATGAGAAAATTCTAATTTTCTTTGCTCATCATCTTTTAAAATAGCCACACTAGGACAAATTTCAGCACATTTTCCACAATGAACACTTCTTCTTTCATGGTATTGACAAATGCTATCATCATAACTAATATAATTTCTAAATTTATATTTTGGAGAATTAGAATTTAAAAGTTTTATAATTTCTTCTTGACTTAAAGTAGTTAAATCATAACAACCACTTTGTTGATCAAAGCTTTCTTTTTTTACATCATATAAGAAAAAATCACAATCAATCTCTACTTGCTCATTATCTTTTAAAGCTACCACACAAAGCTCGCCCACGCAACCTAAAACACCCAAGCATTGCTCATTGCTTAGTTTTAAAACCTTGTATTCTTGTTTTTTTAAACTTTCTATAAGCTCATTTTGATCCTCATTGCTTACGATAATTACATTTTTACCCACTTCTTTGGTGTATTCTAAATCAAGTCCTAAATCATAAACTTTAGATCTAATCTTATATAAAGACTCAATAGTTTTAGCTTTTTTAAGCACATCATCTTGTGAGTTTTTAAGGTAAAAATTAATCTCAGGTGCATAAACTTCAGGGTTTAAAAGCTTTGAATTTCCTATAAAAACTTCTTCATCACAGGCTTTTTGAACTATGCTAATATCATCACTTAAAGGAATTAAATCTTCATTTTCTAAAAATACAAAATCTTTCATAATGCTCTCTTTTAAATTTTTTAATCTTAATTATATAAATTTCATTATAAAAAAGTTATAATTTTACTAATTTATTCTTAAGGTTTAAGATGAACAAATTTAGAAATTTTCCACCCATAAACACACTTATAAACAATGAAAACTTGGCTAGCTACCCTTTGTATTTAAGATCTCATTTTGCAAAAATAGTTGTTTCAAATTGTAAAAAAGAACTAAGTAAAAATGAAAATTTAAATTTTAGCTTGCAAGATTTGCTAAGTAAAATTGCTCAAAGCATTGATGAGTTTTTAAATATGCAAAGTCAAAGTTTGATCAATGCTAGTGGAGTTATCATTCATACTAATCTTGGTCGTAGTATTATTGATGAGAGTATTTTTGAAAGAACTAAAGAAATCATCTGCTCTTATTCAAATTTAGAGTTTAACATGCAAAGTGGCAAAAGAGGCTCAAGGTATGACGCACTTAGTGCGAATTTAAAAATATTATTTGATTGCGAAGATTGTTTAGTTGTTAATAATAACGCTTCAGCTGTATTTTTAATCTTAAACACCTTAGCAAAAAATGAAGAAGTTATTACTTCAAGAAGTGAGCTAGTTGAGATTGGGGGAAATTTTAGAATTCCTGAAGTTATGCTAGCAGCTGGTGTTAAGCTAAAAGAAATAGGCACGACTAATAAAACTCATCTGTATGATTATGAAAAAGCCATCAATGAAAATACTAAAATGATTTTAAAAACCCATCGTTCTAATTTTGCTTTTAAGGGATTTTTTGAAGAAGTAAGCTTAAGCGAAATTCATGCTTTAACAAAAAAGAAAAAACTCATATCTTATTACGATTTGGGTGCTGGCTGGTGTGAAAAAATTAATAAACAACTTAGCAAAAACGAGCCAAGCGTGAAAGAGCTTTTAAAACATTGTGATATTTTAAGTTTTAGCGGTGATAAACTTTTTGGTTCTACTCAAGCAGGCATTATACTTGGAAAGAAAAAATACATTCAACAATTAAAGAAAAATCAACTTCTAAGAATGCTAAGGGTTGATAAAATCACTCTAGCTTTTTTAAATGAAACTACCAAAGCATACTTAGAAAAAGAATATGAAAAAATTCCTACACTAAAACTTTTAAATGATGATTTAAAAACCATAGAAAAAAAAGCACTCTTTGTCAAAGAAAAAATTCCTACAAAATGTGAGTTAAAAGCTTCTAAAAGTTTAGTAGGCGGTGGCTCTATGCCTGATAAAAGCTTGGATACTTTTGTGCTAAGTTTTGATGAGAAAGCTTTGCTTTTACAAGAAAAATTTAGAAAAAAAGGTGTGATTGGACGTGTTGAAAATGGGCATTTTGTGCTAGATTTTAGAAGTATTTTAGAAAAAGATTTAAACCGTTTAATCCACGCTATCAAAGAGGTATTTCATGCATAGTATCATCATAGGCACTGCTGGGCATATTGACCATGGTAAAACTTCGCTTATTAAAGCTTTAAATGGTTTTGAAGGTGATGATTTAAAAGAAGAGCAAGAAAAAGGTATTACGATTAATCTTAGCTTTTCAAATTTAAAAAGTGAAAATTTAAATATTGCTTTTATCGATGTGCCTGGGCATGAAAGTTTAATTAAAACTATGATAAGTGGTGCTTTTGGCTTTAGAGTATGTATGTTTGTCATAGATATAAATGAGGGTTTAAAGGCTCAAAGTATAGAGCATTTAAGGGTTTTGGAATTTTTAGGCGTAAAAGATGTAGTGCTTATTTTAAGTAAGGTTGATTTATGCAAGGATTTAGCGCAAAAACAAACAAAGCTTTTAAAAGAATTAAAAGCCTTTAAAATCAATATCTTAAAAGTTTTTCCAACAAGCAT is a window encoding:
- the selA gene encoding L-seryl-tRNA(Sec) selenium transferase, which produces MNKFRNFPPINTLINNENLASYPLYLRSHFAKIVVSNCKKELSKNENLNFSLQDLLSKIAQSIDEFLNMQSQSLINASGVIIHTNLGRSIIDESIFERTKEIICSYSNLEFNMQSGKRGSRYDALSANLKILFDCEDCLVVNNNASAVFLILNTLAKNEEVITSRSELVEIGGNFRIPEVMLAAGVKLKEIGTTNKTHLYDYEKAINENTKMILKTHRSNFAFKGFFEEVSLSEIHALTKKKKLISYYDLGAGWCEKINKQLSKNEPSVKELLKHCDILSFSGDKLFGSTQAGIILGKKKYIQQLKKNQLLRMLRVDKITLAFLNETTKAYLEKEYEKIPTLKLLNDDLKTIEKKALFVKEKIPTKCELKASKSLVGGGSMPDKSLDTFVLSFDEKALLLQEKFRKKGVIGRVENGHFVLDFRSILEKDLNRLIHAIKEVFHA
- a CDS encoding 4Fe-4S dicluster domain-containing protein, yielding MKDFVFLENEDLIPLSDDISIVQKACDEEVFIGNSKLLNPEVYAPEINFYLKNSQDDVLKKAKTIESLYKIRSKVYDLGLDLEYTKEVGKNVIIVSNEDQNELIESLKKQEYKVLKLSNEQCLGVLGCVGELCVVALKDNEQVEIDCDFFLYDVKKESFDQQSGCYDLTTLSQEEIIKLLNSNSPKYKFRNYISYDDSICQYHERRSVHCGKCAEICPSVAILKDDEQRKLEFSHVDCLSCGDCVGICPSGALDYAPMPRNSFYEILKFYEDKIILIIPEKMSIENLNITLKEDIMPFMIKGENYLDQAHFLAMLQTSGASVIFYSDGLSQGALEVIALMNEIFQRKFKQNAIFLAKDEKELLEAINQAHFIENLKFISYNPALLKREDFAIRLRELIKEENLGNIPSKEWIRYGKITINTDTCTLCLSCVGACNVGALVADAKDNSLKFNASLCTTCGYCEASCAEKDTLMLQRSGIDLEKEYFSFMVLAQDELFACVECGKEFATKKAIEKIASIMKPRFMGDEAKIKTLYCCAECKAKVMIQSMNVL